The Tripterygium wilfordii isolate XIE 37 chromosome 21, ASM1340144v1, whole genome shotgun sequence genome segment CAAAGATCAGATCTGAGAATCCTCAATTTATCCTAATAATTACTAAAATGTTCTAttacaataataaataaaaaaaaaagacttagaTAAAACAGAgtgctctgtttttctttttttatttcttggtCATTCCGACCCTCATTAGAGCAATATAAGCGACGAGCCGATAACCAACAAGCATAATCACCAATGCAAAAAGTGAGAGACCAACCCCTTCAAAATTATCCTTAATCGCCGGAAAATCGCCAACGGAACACAATGCTCCATCGCTACCATTGCACCGGTAGGTGTCACTCGACTTGTATTGAGCCAATATTTGAAGCTTGTAAGTGTGATTGATAACCGAAACGTACTTAATCCACCCAATGAACACAGGCACATTCTGGACATAGTATCCACCGGCGAGTAGGAACGCTAGCATGATCACTGATCCCAGCGTTGTCGCGGCTTTTTGATCCATAACCATCGCGCCAAGAGCAAGTCCTATGCCTTGAGACACTAAGACACAGAATAGTAGAGCAAACAAGGACTCAAAGAAGTTTAAGGCATTGGGTTTGAGCCCTGACATCCAATAGGTTATGATCATAAAAACTGTTGGGAGGACTAAATCCATAGGAAGATCTCCAAGTGTTCTTGACATGAAGTAGGAGGAAAGCCTGTACATCCCCGAAGCTCGTTCCTTTTCGAGCATCATACGCTCTTGTGGGAAGGTGAAAATTGCTTGAAATAGAGGGAAGAAACTCCAAAATccagtgaagaagaagaatagccCAATCTGCAAATATCACCAAGATTAGAACATAAGCTTACATAACCATCTGTAAACGATTTCATTACATACCCGATCTTGAATGTGATTAGGATCAGATTGCCACCATAGTAGCCCTGAAAGTACAGCTACAACCAAGACCTGCCCAACTTTGAGACCAGAGAACACCTCATGTCTCCTCTCTTTGACTCCCCTCTTCATCAACACAATGAATTGTTGCCACCAAGTCGTCGCCCACCGCCCCGATTGCTTGCAATCTGCAGCTTCATAATCACCATTTGGAAGATCACTAATTCTTTGAATCTCCATCTTCCATTGATTGGCAAGATTGTTCTTGTATGCAGCAGTCAAATTCTGCTTAATCGTCCCCTGATTTTCCCGCGAATCATTATTCGGTGCAACACCTACAAGTTATGGGGATACACTTTGCCACATTCATATTCATCTAATATAACTTGATTAGGaatcaaaacaatgtaacatAATGCATTTAATTTATACACCATTTGACCTTCTAATGTGTTTAACATTTTTATACTAGCATTGGGAACAATTGTTTTTTTCTAGAAACTATTCAAAATTTATTCACTCACTCTGCCCCAAATTCCCAAGTCAAACttattaaatatgcaaaaaccCAAgtcaatttcaaccataaataCCTAATCACATCCAACATAACATAAATTGGACTCACCATTTGCAAGATCTAGCAAGAAATCAGCAGGATTCATGGCCATTGAAGGTGCAAACCCAACACTAGAGAAATAATCCATAACTTCTGATCCTTCCCCAAAATACAAAGGATTACCTTCTGATAACAACAAGACCTTATGAAACATATAGAACAACCTACTTGAAGGTTGGTGTATTGTCATCACAATTGTTCTCCCACCATTAGCTAGCTCCCACAATGTTGACACAATCCTTTGAGCAGTAGTTGAATCAAGCCCAGATGTTGGTTCATCCAAGAAAAGCAAACTAGGGTTTATCAACATTTCTTGTCCTACACTAACCCTTTTTCTCTCCCCACCTGAAATCCCCCTCAAAAATGGACCACCAATGATGCTATTCTTGCACCTACTTAACCCTAATTGGGTTATCACTTCCTCTGCTTGCGCTACCTTCTCTTCTTTAGTAAATGTGTCGGGGAGCCTTAAGAGGGCAGTGAAGACTAGGGTTTCAGTGACTGTCAAGTGAGGGTACATCACATCATCTTGTGTCACAAACCCTGTGTTTCTCTTCATTTTGTTGGAGAAGGGTTTTCCATTGTAGGTTATGTTCCCTCCAAGTTTTCCGCCTAGTCTCCCTCCTAGTGCTGTCAATAGTGTAGTTTTCCCACTCCCTGATGGACCTAACATTGCTAGTACTTCTCCTGGAAGAACTAATCCTGAGATCCCCTTTAAAATGACTTTCTCttctgatttttctttcttgttacACCAATAACTTGATGATTTGTTAATCTTGATCTTGTACACTACATCATCAAACTGCACATCAAAAAAGTCTAATCAGAATTAAATATAAACAACTTCCGTGTACCAGCTGACTCGTACATGGATCATCAAGGGTCATGAGTTCACAGAATATTTTTGACTTGGTGATACCCAAGTTCGAATCGTCCAACCCACTTACTTACCCAAAAAAACCACTTacccaaaaataaaagagatgagTTTGTGCTTTTTAAGCATGAAATCAAAGACAATTAAATATAAGAGCAACGATCGCAAAGTTAGTACCTTTAATGTGACAGGGTGATTGGCTTTCTTAAAAATGGTGGAATTAGGTATTGGGGGTTGTTCCATAGATTGTGCTTCAACATCCACCATCTCCATGAATGCTCGCAAGaacctctcttttcttttcttagtttCTCTTAGAAGatgacaagaaaacaaaaccaacccTTGTCACTTCTCCTTTGAATGAACAGATATGTTAAGAGAGTAGTGAGAAGGAGAAACCAAATACCTAGTGAATTAAGATGCAATTAATATCACATATGTGTGAGAACAGGTGTTGGGTGCATGGAAGAGTGAGAGGAGAGCCAAGGGAACAGAAAAAGAGGAGAATAAAGAGAAGTGTCAATTTAGTGCTTAAAAGAAGGTCATGCAAGGTGCATTAATGGGCAGATGATCGCTCGCAATAATATTTTGTTAGAGAGATTTATGGcttctttgtttttgattttgaagagaataCTTACTTCTCTCCTATTTTATAGCCTCTTCTCTCTATCTTTTCTGTTGCAATTCTTTTTGCATGTGCCATATCTTTCTAAAACTCTCAATATTATTCTTATTATTATCTAAcattatttgtaatttgttcAACTTTTCTTGTCACTCAAGGATTAGAATAAAAAGTTAAAGAAACAAACATGCATGCTTTCTACCCACTTTAGCAATTATTCAACTCTTCTTGTCAATCAAGGCTAATTAAGTAAAATTGAAGTGCACGATTAAAAGCTATTCACATATTTAGATAACTTTTCACCCACTTATTTATCTTTAATCATTCCCACTCGAATATTGGAAATTAATAAAGGGCTAtaacgaaaagaaaaaaagtacacattatgcaaaatttttgttttcttccatatatgtagatttgagagaaaatttgaTTGAGTTTAGAACAAGAACGACATCTTAAGAGCCTTGACTTGATTATTAGAGCaattaataaaagaataagaagatggtatggttttgttaatttttgagTTCATACATACTTCTTTGTACTTCATAGTTACTTGTACTAAGTGTTTTGATGACTGTATGTGTGGTTGCCGGCACGAGAAACATTGAATTTGAgccctaatgaaacgttgttgtTTGCATGGAGAATGAACTGGTATGTTCCTGAATTGGGATAGCCTAGCTGATTATCGATTTTCGATCAAAAGGTGTACGTTTGCGTAGTCTCCGTGGTATGATCCCCAATGGAATCTATTCTTGTTTGGTTTCGTGTTGGATCCCTGCTAAATTAATCGGTCGACAGGTTGTACGCGTGAGTTTAGACCTAATTTGATTGTCCAAAATAGACAAACCTGGTGGTATCTAAAATGCTACGTCGCATACTCGCATGTATAATTTTATGTGTAACCCCCATCAACATCATGTGAGCTACAAGTGACCGCTGCttctgtgaattttttttttctcccatgaTATTTATTAGGGATAATGTAGGCTGGCCCGGCCTACCTAGGCACGGGCCACATTGTGGCCTGCTGATTTGGTGGGCCGGCCCGTCCGTCTTATTTTGTGGGCTATATATAGTCACCGGCCCGTTTGACATCTTTAGATGTTAGGCCCGTTTGCTAAAGGAGTCGAACCGGGGGATTCATTCGTAGACTGTTTTAAACGCTGAAGTGAATTCTCTCCCCAGCTGAAAATTGTTAGGGATATGAAAAGCCAGCTGTAGAGCCAAATCCTGAAATCCAGAAGAGTTCAACTGTTCGCTGTAAACCACCTTAGTGCTAAACCCAGAATGGGATTCAACATTATCCAGTCATTGCTCTTCTCTTCATGCTGTGCTCTACTGAACTAATCTTTTGGTCATGGTTTTGATGAAATTGGTGAAGATGTCAAAAGATCTGATTTCCCCGATGGGGTTTTCTTTGGGGCTGGCACATCTTCATTAATCATATCCGGCATTGTTTTCTTCCAAGTTCTTGtctttgttattgttgttgtctttaatgcaatttatcagcATTGGTTTTACTTTTTATATGGTACAGGTAGAGCGATAATATCTTGATGGTAAGGGTTCCAGCAATTGTGATGTTTTTACTCACATTCTAGGTAAATTTTGATAATCTTTTACCTCATGTGTATGTTTGTATGCGAGAAATCACCTGAAAGTATATTTATGGATAATTTGATAAATTGTTTAGGAAAGACAAACGTGACAATGATAATGGAGATGTAGCAGATGACCATTACTATCGCTTCTCGGTTTGAACTTTTTATTTATCTTAATTCGTAAGCTTCtgattcaaaaagaaaaaataatctgTCATTCATGGGTGCTATTAGGTTTTCCTTTATAACCTTTTGGTTTCCAAATTTGTTTGGTCAGGAAGACATTGGCTTGATGCAGTCTCTTGGGATAAACCTATTGACTTGATGCAGTATCTTGGGCAGCACTGGCTAAAATTTAGTTAACTTGCACAAAAGTTTATCTGAGACCAGTGATGTTGAGGCATGTAGTAGAGATGACAAGTGTTTTGGGTTATGCTGTGCAAAACAGATAATGAGATAATTGAAACCAATTCAAAAACACCATGGGTTTTAGAGCTATAATACTGGAAGGTAATTTTCAAATAATTGTCCGAGACATTTTATCTGATGATGAGCTGTTAACGGTTTGGAGTGGGATTGTTAAGGAGATCAAAAGGCTCTTGTTAGGTTTTCAGTCCTGGCAAATTCTTCATATCCGTCGAACTGGGAATGAAGTAGCACATTGCTTGGCTAAGGCGGCTTTGCAAATGGAGGTTCAGAGAGTTTGGCTAGGGGAGATTCCTGAGTTTTTGGTTGAGTGATTAGTTCGGGAGAATGGTGGCTCAGTCTAGTTAATTTCTTTGCCAGTTCTCGATCTTCTTGTGTGTTgggttattattattgttttttctcGAAGACCTTGTCTTCGTACTGTGTGGTGTGCGGTGTCTCACCATGTGTAAGTTAACTTTGGCTTACTGCTTTTTCCAATGGTATTCCAGGTCAACCTCCtgatctttcaaaaaaaaaatgagctgAAAGGTGCCTGGATCCTGGCCACACAGATGATTGAAAGGTGACCCCCACCACATGCTTCACGTTATTGAGCTGAGCTCATTCCATTTGTCTTTAGAGAACTCTGAAGTTGATTCTTGGGTCCCACTGAAAAGATTTTTGTCCGATTCCTTTGATTTTTGCCCTTTTCAGTTATGAAACCAGAAGAGTCAAAACCCAGGTGGGTTCAACTTTTTCTCTTCATACTCCTATCCCTTCAGTATGGGAGTCACAATACTCCGGCTTTTGCTATTGTCCTTCATTGTTTTGTTCCCAAGCTTGTCTTTTGCTCATGGGTTTGGTGGATCTGGTGAAGAAAATGTCAAAAGATCTGATTTCCCAGATGGGTTCCTCTTTGGGACAGGCACTTCATCTTATCAGGCATGTTTGGTTCCAAATTTTCTATCTTTAATGTTTTTACTGCAATTTTCTagagttagttttttttttccctcgtgTGTTACAGGTAGAAGGAGCATATCTTGAAGATGGCAAGGGTCTCAGCAACTGGGATGTTTTTGCTCATATTCCCGGTAAAAAAGGGGGACACTTTGAATATTATGTCAATAATATTCTGTTTATGgtcaatttgaatttgtttctccaggaaacatagtgaacaatgaCAATGGAGATGTAGCAGACGATCATTACCATCGTTTCTTGGTATTGACTTTTGCATCAATTCACCTTTCAAATCCTTTGATGCTTctatcaattttaattttcaaatttgttcTGATAGGAAGATATTGACCTCATTCATTCTCTTGGTACAAATGCTCACCGGTTATCAATTTCATGGAGCAGAATCTTACCCAGTATGTGGATACAGCCATAAATAGTTTGATGATTAGTCTTTGGTTTAGAAATAGCTAATGTTACTCTTGGTATGTCTGTTTAGGAGGAAGATTTGGTGAAGTCAATCCAAGTGGGATCAAGTTCTATAACAAAATCATAGACAATCTCTTGAGCAAGGGTCAGAtctttgatttttaaaaattaattctCGCTTTATTCTTTCTCTAGAATTTGAATTATCAATGCAGGAATAGAGCCATTTGTGACTTTGCACCATCAGGACTTACCACAAGAATTGCAGGACAGATATCAGTCTTGGCTCAGCTCTCAAATGCAGTAATCCCCTTTTTGTTGTTCTAAATTCCCAAATTTACAGACAGTACTTTAGTAGCCACTCTGGAAAGATTTTCTGATGCCCTTTAGTATCTTATGTATGTGCTCAGTTTGATTAAAGATTTGTGCTAGCAATAGCGGCTTATGCTTTCACTCGGGTGACATGATGCAATCTGCGATGCTCAAGActaatttttggattttttttgtagggaggattttgtttattttgctgaAATTTGTTTCAAGAATTTCGGGGATCGAGTTAAGTACTGGGCAACGATCAATGAACCAAATCTATCTGCAGATTTTTCCTACCTTAAGGGTTTGTATCCACCAGGTCATTGTTCAGCACCTTTTGGAAATTGTTCAGAGGGTAATTCTGATGTAGAGCCCCTCATTGTTATGCACAATATGTTACTGGCACACGCCAAGGCCGTTAGGTTATACCGTGAACTTTTTCAGGTCCTGAGTCACAAACCTAACATTTGGTTTCTTAATTTTTGTGATAATACTTTACATTGTTTTTGTCTTCTTGATGGCAAAATCACTGGTGACGCAGCCAACACAAGGTGGTTCCATAGGAATAGTTACATATTCGTCCATATATGAACCGCTGAGAGACGACGAAGCTGACAGGCAAGCTGTCAGTAGAGCCTTAGCTTTTAATATAGCCTGGTGAGTACTGATGCCTTCAATTACACTACTATTTCATATCCAAATCAGGAATATTAGGAAATACTACGCAATCTTCACGTTGATTTTGTATTTTCCATATGTCTTGATGTGGAAAGAAATTATTTTTGATCGGATCTGTCCAACCCTGTCTTGGAGGTGAATGATCATTAACAACAACCACATAAAATCTGGATTTTTCTGTATGAAAGATGGTCCTTGTCCCAGCCACTATGTGCTTCCGCGAGCACAATGTTTGGTGGAGCCATTATCAGTGGAGCTACAATGTATAGTAACTCTATTATATTATCATTGAATATGCCGACCCCAGAACTTTTATTATTACATGGATATCTAACGGGATGTAGTAATACTGAGACGAGCTTTCCAAACATGAAATGAAGGTTTTCTTTCTTGCTAAGCAGGGTGTTAGATCCCTTGATACACGGAGATTATCCCCAGGAAATGTGCCATTACCTCGGGAGTTCATTACCATCGTTCTCCTTGGAAGAAGTTGAGTATGTGAAAGGCAGCATTGATTTTATTGGCATTAACCATTATGAAACTCTGTATATCAAGGATTGCATCTACTCTGCTTGCCCCTCAGGCTATGATCACCCTATACGAGGTTTCATCTACACAACAGGAGAACGTGATGGCGTTCCAATTGGAGAACGAGTATGATATTAGATATTCTGTCATAGTTAATCCCCCAGCCGTCCATTTgatttatctatttattttctttatgggCTATTTGGCAGACTGCAATTCCCAGCTTCTTCATTGTTCCAAGGGGCATGGAGAAGATTGTTGACTATATCAAGGAAAGATACAATAATTCTCCAATGTTTGTAACCGAAAATGGTAAGCAGGCATTTCCATCGCTTTATCTCAGCTTATTGATGCAGCTTtttaaattgagtcaaaattttcttctttggaAATCACATCATACAAAAATTGTTGGTTCTTCAATTACAACAGCTTTTTGTGAATCTTCCTATCCATAGAAGTATTGGCTCAGATTTCTTGCTGTCGCCAGGATATGCTCCTCCAAAGCAACAAGATGAACAACTGCAAGACCTACTGCTCGATGTCAAACGAATTAGTTATCATAAAGCCTACCTTGCCGCTTTAGCTAGGGTGATAAGGTAACACATTTACTTCAACTGAACAGAATCTTATCAGAGCTTAAGTATTGCGTTTCTGAGCGGTGATGTTTGATTGGAAAAACAGGAATGGTGCTGATGTACGTGGATATTTTTTATGGTGCTTGATGGACAACTTAGAATGGAAAAATGGTTACACCATGAGATTCGGACTCTACTACGTCGATCGCCAAACACTTCAAAGGATGCCAAAACTATCTGCTAAATGGTATAGTGACTTCCTCACCAATGGCACCAGTCAACACGTAAGttcattcaaaaacaaaaatttcttattgaCCTGGGCTGGAATATAGTGATTTATCTTATACTCTTTGTACATTTCCTCATTTTGAATCCCGGTGTTTACGCTCCTGTTAATACTGGTTGCTGTTTAATAAAGTCAGCCTTCTTGTTTTCTCACTGAAGGAATGATGTCAAAAATTAAACTTCCTAGTAACTTGAACACAAATAGTTATATACTAGAGGTTGGAAAGAAATATGAGTCCGTCTTGGAGCGGAGATAGTGATTGCAATGATGGATCTATGGGCAGTTTATCTGAGACCAGTGATGCTGGGGCATGTAGTAGATGGCAAGAGTTTTGTGTTATGTTGTATGTTAAATATTCCACATCGGTTTGGTAAAGCCAaaccatgtggtttataaggatGGTTCATCTCCATAGCTCCTTAGGCACGTTTTGACAAAGGACAAAACCGTGCAGGATTGGCCCAGGGCGGACAGACATGAGAGgcagtttttcttttgttctttctgcTACTCCTTGTCATTTTTATTAAGGAGAAGAAGTAACAGAAAGAGCTTGTTCTATATCATGTCTCTTTTTTGGTTATTTGAGTTTATAACATAGATTTGGTTCATTATCTTCTTTACAGAAACCCTATTGAACCAATTAATGAAACAATTTGTGTACACAACAAAGTAACAATGGGAATTAATcctaaattatttttctaaaattatgaaaatcaagaaaattaaGTGACAAAGATCCAATATTGGGTGtgacaatatatacatatatattcatgTAGATGTAGTGTAGTGTTTCATTAGTTGATGCATTTGAATATTAAGTTGATCCATCCTTGCTTGGTTCTCTATTTCAATTAAGCTCCTGATGATCATATCTGAAGCACTATTCACTACCTCGGACCAATtcctgttaaaaaaaaaaaacagagaaaaaagaaTGTTAGTaacccttttgtttttatttttttaacaaaaaaactcATTCAAGACACAATCACATTGAACTAGTTagcaatcctttttttttttttataactgagAACAACTCAACATGCGTGCCTTTTGGATAGTCCATTGAGCCTAAACTCAGGTAGGATTAGGCACGCACAAAGTAATCCtctttttgataaccgagaacaACTCGGCATGTGTGCCTTTTGGATAGTCCACTAAGCCCAAACTTAGGTAGGATTAGACACGCACAAACCCACCCAATAGTTAATAGTGTAATCTACTTAGAAATAGCTGCGCCAATGTAGAATCAAACTCCCGACCTCGGGCGAGATACTTTACGTCATAAGTTTAGAGAGATAACCAGCTAAGCTATCCACTAATAACTCTCTGATTCATATATAATGAAAcaaatagtaaaataaaataaaataaaatttcagcACTAAAAATTACGTTCACATAtgcattgattttgattttgatatgcaaagaaattaaacaatcaAAGAAGGAAGAGATTTAGATTACCCTTTCAAGGAGTCAAAGACAAGTCCATTTGTGTACTTTGCCTCCTCAAGAGCTTGATTAAACCTTAACACATCTTTCTCTGGATAAACTCCATTGTTAACCACCCGAAGCTCCGACCGCTTGATGTCACAAAAGATTGGAATCACCTTCTTCTTAGACTCCATAAAAAGTGCCAATTCATGGAGGCAAAAGTATGATTCACAATAATTTGGTGAAAACACAGCAACACCAAGCTTACAACTTCTAATTGCACTATTTATGTGATCAAACAACTTGTCTCCTGGTTTCATAGTCTTGTTGTCCAAAAATGGACGTAGGTTTAACCTAGTAAGATTATCATAAAGCAAGGTTACTAGGGTTCGTTTCGTATCGGTGCCTCTATGGTTTATGAAAACATCACATCGCTTAACATCACGTTTTTGTCTGTATAAATGGCGTTGGAGGTTCATGATGGAAGAAGTGGTAGGATATTGCATCTTCATATGTATATGAACGTGTTATTATAGGGTTTGAGAAGGACGGATGTATGAATAATTCGATTCGGCTTTAtcgatattgattttttttagaagGAATTGTTGGTTCTCCTTATATAGACAGGTTTGAATTTTGCTTTATTTACTCTTCTCCACGCTTTGATTAAAATTTACTTATGAGATGAATTTGcattttgtcaatttttcaAACTTTTCAAAGACGTTCTATGTTTTCAAAGCCCAAAATAGGTTTTAGTACAAACAAGCATTGAAGTCACAAGCATAGACTACCAAAATCTATCTTTTTCCACAACTTTCTCGATTGAGGAACCATGTTTGAGATAGAACATAAACCCACATCCACATATGCCTAACTTTTGTCTCTACTTTGATTTTCAAAGTAAACTTtgtctacatatatatttaatttgggAATTTTTCAATCAAGTTGAATAGACCTAGCTATCTATCACATGTTGAATGGAATATCCATTAACAATGCATTGAATATAGTAATTAATTACTTGCATTACAGGTGaaaatgaaacatatatatatgtatatacatatgtatgagGAAACttcatatataattaaattaaactgATAAATCgcttaatttgaatgaaatttacCCTTGAATTGACtcaattgacaaaaaaaatctcaaaattttgactGAATcctagaaataaaataaattaaaaaaattaattaattaagggaCAGGATAGGATTTGCCATGACAAATGCACCTATATGAGATAGGGCATGTCTCAGCCTCAGCAAGTGAGGAGCAAACATACTTAACTATTACTAATCTACATGGTTTGCATGAACCACAAGCATGTGAGCAATCTGGCAATCTTGATCCTGCTACTTCTTGTGGGTGTCCTCTTTTCAATTGTCTCATGAATTCTTGCTCTCTTTCCCCAATTGAAGTTTTTGGATTTTGATCGTCATGAGTTGTTGTTGCCATAATGCCACCATGACTATAGTCTGCaaaaataagttaaataaaTAACCTGTTACTTTAATTtcatcaaaaacatgaataaTGTCGTGTAGGTAGGGGTGTAAACAAATCAAGTTTAGCCGGGTTTCTCCAAGCCTATAGCTCGGCTCATTTAGTGGTGTTTTTGTTAACCGTGAATGATATCACAAATATTTGTCATTTGGACTCGGTTTGTTTAGTTAATAAGTcgtaaaaataatgaaattttagTTAGTTCGGATTATTTACTAAACAAACTGAGCTATATATTCTCAGGTTTCTTAGGGTTACTCGCGATCCTTTTACATTAAACGAGTTCTAAGTTAAACTACAACTCCTCTTTTATAAACCTACCAATCGTTAGTCAAAACTATATAAGGGGCATTCTCGGGCAACCCTATTCGTTTACACCCGTAGGGAGAAGTAG includes the following:
- the LOC119989511 gene encoding TIR-only protein-like; translated protein: MQYPTTSSIMNLQRHLYRQKRDVKRCDVFINHRGTDTKRTLVTLLYDNLTRLNLRPFLDNKTMKPGDKLFDHINSAIRSCKLGVAVFSPNYCESYFCLHELALFMESKKKVIPIFCDIKRSELRVVNNGVYPEKDVLRFNQALEEAKYTNGLVFDSLKGNWSEVVNSASDMIIRSLIEIENQARMDQLNIQMHQLMKHYTTST
- the LOC119988288 gene encoding beta-glucosidase 18-like isoform X1, which codes for MGVTILRLLLLSFIVLFPSLSFAHGFGGSGEENVKRSDFPDGFLFGTGTSSYQVEGAYLEDGKGLSNWDVFAHIPGNIVNNDNGDVADDHYHRFLEDIDLIHSLGTNAHRLSISWSRILPRGRFGEVNPSGIKFYNKIIDNLLSKGIEPFVTLHHQDLPQELQDRYQSWLSSQMQEDFVYFAEICFKNFGDRVKYWATINEPNLSADFSYLKGLYPPGHCSAPFGNCSEGNSDVEPLIVMHNMLLAHAKAVRLYRELFQPTQGGSIGIVTYSSIYEPLRDDEADRQAVSRALAFNIAWVLDPLIHGDYPQEMCHYLGSSLPSFSLEEVEYVKGSIDFIGINHYETLYIKDCIYSACPSGYDHPIRGFIYTTGERDGVPIGERTAIPSFFIVPRGMEKIVDYIKERYNNSPMFVTENGYAPPKQQDEQLQDLLLDVKRISYHKAYLAALARVIRNGADVRGYFLWCLMDNLEWKNGYTMRFGLYYVDRQTLQRMPKLSAKWYSDFLTNGTSQHVSSFKNKNFLLTWAGI
- the LOC119988140 gene encoding protein EPIDERMAL PATTERNING FACTOR 1-like yields the protein MKNIHYSFLAAALLTLVFIPNTISTMQNYSHGGIMATTTHDDQNPKTSIGEREQEFMRQLKRGHPQEVAGSRLPDCSHACGSCKPCRLVIVKYVCSSLAEAETCPISYRCICHGKSYPVP
- the LOC119990121 gene encoding ABC transporter G family member 9-like; amino-acid sequence: MEMVDVEAQSMEQPPIPNSTIFKKANHPVTLKFDDVVYKIKINKSSSYWCNKKEKSEEKVILKGISGLVLPGEVLAMLGPSGSGKTTLLTALGGRLGGKLGGNITYNGKPFSNKMKRNTGFVTQDDVMYPHLTVTETLVFTALLRLPDTFTKEEKVAQAEEVITQLGLSRCKNSIIGGPFLRGISGGERKRVSVGQEMLINPSLLFLDEPTSGLDSTTAQRIVSTLWELANGGRTIVMTIHQPSSRLFYMFHKVLLLSEGNPLYFGEGSEVMDYFSSVGFAPSMAMNPADFLLDLANGVAPNNDSRENQGTIKQNLTAAYKNNLANQWKMEIQRISDLPNGDYEAADCKQSGRWATTWWQQFIVLMKRGVKERRHEVFSGLKVGQVLVVAVLSGLLWWQSDPNHIQDRIGLFFFFTGFWSFFPLFQAIFTFPQERMMLEKERASGMYRLSSYFMSRTLGDLPMDLVLPTVFMIITYWMSGLKPNALNFFESLFALLFCVLVSQGIGLALGAMVMDQKAATTLGSVIMLAFLLAGGYYVQNVPVFIGWIKYVSVINHTYKLQILAQYKSSDTYRCNGSDGALCSVGDFPAIKDNFEGVGLSLFALVIMLVGYRLVAYIALMRVGMTKK
- the LOC119988288 gene encoding beta-glucosidase 18-like isoform X2, translating into MGVTILRLLLLSFIVLFPSLSFAHGFGGSGEENVKRSDFPDGFLFGTGTSSYQVEGAYLEDGKGLSNWDVFAHIPGNIVNNDNGDVADDHYHRFLEDIDLIHSLGTNAHRLSISWSRILPRGRFGEVNPSGIKFYNKIIDNLLSKGIEPFVTLHHQDLPQELQDRYQSWLSSQMQEDFVYFAEICFKNFGDRVKYWATINEPNLSADFSYLKGLYPPGHCSAPFGNCSEGNSDVEPLIVMHNMLLAHAKAVRLYRELFQPTQGGSIGIVTYSSIYEPLRDDEADRQAVSRALAFNIAWVLDPLIHGDYPQEMCHYLGSSLPSFSLEEVEYVKGSIDFIGINHYETLYIKDCIYSACPSGYDHPIRGFIYTTGERDGVPIGERTAIPSFFIVPRGMEKIVDYIKERYNNSPMFVTENAFCESSYP